Proteins from a genomic interval of Pseudomonas sp. RC10:
- a CDS encoding glutathione S-transferase, with protein MLKIWGRKNSSNVRKALWAAEELGLAYEAISAGCAFGLNDQPDYLAKNPNGVVPMIEDGDFVLWESNAIVRYLTAQYAPDSALHPSDPKARAQADKWMDWTTSTFAGPFRTVFWGVLRTPADQQDWTQIKLAKGTVEGLLRIVDETLARQPWLSGDAFGMGDIPLGSFIYAWFEMPIERAELPHLKAWYERLQQRPAFRKAVMTALT; from the coding sequence ATGCTGAAAATCTGGGGCAGGAAGAATTCGTCCAACGTCCGCAAAGCCTTGTGGGCAGCGGAAGAACTGGGGCTGGCGTACGAGGCGATCAGTGCGGGCTGCGCGTTCGGCCTCAATGATCAGCCGGACTACCTGGCGAAGAACCCCAACGGCGTGGTGCCCATGATCGAAGACGGTGACTTTGTGCTGTGGGAATCCAACGCCATCGTTAGGTACCTGACCGCGCAATACGCTCCGGATTCAGCGCTGCACCCCAGCGATCCCAAGGCCCGCGCCCAAGCGGACAAATGGATGGACTGGACCACGTCGACCTTCGCCGGGCCATTCCGCACCGTGTTCTGGGGTGTGTTGCGCACGCCCGCCGATCAGCAGGACTGGACGCAGATCAAACTTGCGAAAGGCACCGTCGAAGGCTTGCTGCGCATTGTCGATGAAACCCTCGCTCGCCAGCCCTGGCTGTCCGGCGACGCGTTTGGTATGGGCGATATTCCGCTGGGCAGCTTTATTTATGCCTGGTTCGAAATGCCGATTGAACGCGCAGAGCTGCCTCACCTCAAAGCCTGGTACGAGCGTTTACAGCAACGTCCCGCGTTCCGTAAGGCTGTGATGACAGCGCTGACGTGA